In the genome of Streptomyces sp. Q6, the window GGTGGCCGACCCGCTGGTCTCGCTCACCCTCGCCGCGTCGGCCACGTCCCGGGCCCGGCTCGGCACCAGCGTCCTGGTGGCGCCGCTGCACGTCCCGTTCCAGCTCGCCCGCTCCCTGGCCTCGCTGGACGCGGCGAGCGGCGGCCGCGTCGTCGCGGGGATCGGCACCGGCTGGTCGCACGACGAGTACGCGGCGGCCGCGGTGGCCCCCTTCGAGCAGCGCGGCAAGGTCCTGGACGAGCTGATCGACGTGTGCCGGGCGGTGTGGGGTCCCGACCCGGTCGCGTACGAGGGCGCGCTGACGACCATCGCGCCGTCCGAGGTCGGCCCCAAGCCGGCCGGTCCGCTGCCGATCCTGCTCCCGGCGAACAGCCCGAAGGCCGCGCGCCGTCTGGTCGACCGCGCGGACGGCTGGATGCCCGCGGCGATGGGCGCCGAGCAGCTCAAGCAGCAGTGGGCGGATCTCCAGGCCCTGGCGGAGGAGCGCGGTCGCACGGCACCGTTGCAGAGCGTGCTGCGCGTGAACACGACGTACACGCGCGACCCGTACACGGGCGACGACCGCAGGCCGTTCCAGGGCAGCGTCGACCAGATCGTCGAGGACCTGGTCGCGCACGACGAGGTGGGCCTGGAGGAGATCCTCATCGACCTCCAGGGCCTGGTCCGCGACGCGCAGGAGCTGAAGGCCGTGGCGGCGGAGGTCTACGAGAAGGCCCGCGCCGCCGGTATCTGACCCCGCTCCGACCTGCCCTAGTCCTCCGGCAGTTCGACCGGAGCGATCTCGTCGTACACGTCACCCGGGCCGGGGTTGGCCGCGTCGGTCTCCCCACCCAGGTGGTGCATGACGCCCCACACCGCGTTCAGGGCGGTCTGCACGGCGCCCTCGGCCCAGCCGGCCGTCCACGAGATGTCGTCACCGGCGAGGAAGATGCCTCGGCGGTCGGCCGGCAGGTCCTTCTGCATGAAGTGCGTGAACAGGCGGCGCTGGTAGCGGTAGTGGCCGGGCAGGTTCGCCTTGAACGCGCCCATGAAGTAGGGCTCGTTCTCCCAGGACACGGTCACCGGGTTGCCGATGATGTGCTTGCGGATGTCGACCTTGGGATAGATCTCGCCGAGCGACTTCAGCATGACTTCGAGGCGCTCGTTGGCCGACAGCGGCAGCCACTTCAGGCTGTCGTCGCACCACGTGTAGGAGAGGCAGATGACGGCGGGCTTGTCGGGGCCGTCGTCGAGGAGGTAGGTGCCGCGCGTCATCCGGTCGGTGAGCGTCATCGACATCACGTCACGGCCCGTCTCCTCGTCCTTGTCCAGCCAGAACGGCCGGTCGACGGGGACGAACAGCTTGCTGGACTCCATGTAGTGGGTGCGCTCGATCGCCGTCCAGTGGTCGATCGGGAACAGTTCGTCGTCGCACGCCACCTTGGAGAGCAGCATCCAGGACTGCGCGGTGAAGATCGCGGCCTTGTACGTGCGGATGTCGCCGTCGGCGTCGGTGACGGTGATCCGGTTGCCCGCGGTGCGGGCGAGCCGGGTCACGGCCGGGCGCGGGGTGCCGTCCGCGTGCAGCGACGCGAGCGAGGTCCCGTACGCCCAGTGCACGATCTTCTCGGGCTCGCGCTCCCACAGGCGCAGCGGCAGCTGCTGCGAGCCGCCGACGATGCCGCGGTGGTGGTCGTCGGCCTCGGTGTAGACGACGCGCAGGATCTCCAGGATGGAGTTCGGGAAGTCCGTGTCCCAGCCACCGGTCCCGAAGCCGACCTGCCCGAAGATCTCCCGGTGCCGGAACGACTTGAACGCCTCGGACTCGCACAGGAACCCGTAGAAGGTCTGGTTGTCGAGCTTCTCGACGAGCTTGCCCCAGATCTCGCGGATGCGCGGCACGTCGCGCTCGCGCATCGCCTGGTTCATGTCGGAGAAGTCGGCGCCCTCGTCGAGGCACTTGTTCCAGGCGGCGGCGACGTCGCGGTAGACCTGCGGCAGGTCGTCGATCGTCTCGGCGTAGTGCGACTCGCCCTTGAGGTCGACGACCGTCGAAGGCGTCGACTCCGCGAGGGGGTTGGGGAACGGGCTGGTCTTCAGGTCCACCAGGTCGATGTAGTGCTGGAGCGCCGTCGAGGACGGCGGGAAGCGCATCGCGCCCATCTCGGCGGTGAGCGACGGGTCGCAGCCGTCGAAGCCGACCGTGCGCAGCCGGCCGCCGATCCGGTCGGCCTCGTAGACGACGGGCTTGAGACCCATCTTCATCAGCTCGTACGCGGCGACGATGCCGGACAGGCCGCCGCCGATGACGGCGATCTCGGTGCCGTGCTCGGTCGCGGGTATCTGGCCGAGGCCCGCCGGGTGGGCGAGGAAGTCGTCGTACGCGTACGGGAAGTCCGGCCCGAACATGGTGATCGGGGGCTGCGCGTCGGTGTGCTGGACGGCGGTGGGCACCGTGGACGTCATGGGGTGCGGACTCCTTGCGGATACAGGGCGGTGAGGGCGGGAAGGGGAGGGAAGGGCGGGGGCTGGGTCACGTCAGGGACGTGTAGAGCCCCGGGCGGCGGTCGGTGAGGTACGGGTTCGCGGTGCGCGACGCGGCGAGCAGGGCCGGGTCGACGTCACCGGTGACCAGCTCGTCGGCGCGTCCCGCGCGGGCCCGCGCGACCCCGTCGGGTCCGGCGAGCACGGACAGCCCGACGAAGTCGAACTCCCCTTCCCTGCCGACCCTGTTGGCGTAGGCGACGTACATCTGGTTCTCGAAGGCGCGCACCGGCACGACGGACTCGGCGACGAACTCGAAGGGGTGCATCTGCGCGGTCGGCACGAGGAGGAGGTCGGTGCCGGCGAGGGCGTGGGCGCGGACGTTCTCCGGGAACTCGACGTCGTAGCAGATCATGATCCCGATCCGTACGCCGTCGAACTCGGCCTGTACGACGGCCTGTTGCCCGGCGCTGAAGTGCGCCCGCTCGAAGTCGCCGAAGAGGTGGGTCTTGCGGTAGGCGGCGAGGCGGCTGCCGTCGGGGCCGATCAGCTGGGCCGCGTTGAAGACGTCGGCGCCGTCGCGTTCCGGCCAGCCGTAGGCCACGGCCAGGTCGTGCCGGGCGGCGATCCGGGCGACGGCGTCGGACGAGGGGCCGTCCGCGGGTTCGGCGAGGCGGCGCAGGTCGGCACCGATCGCGTACCCGGTGAGGAACATCTCCGGCGCGACGAGCAGCCGGGCGCCGGCCGCGGCGGCGCGGCCCGCGGCCACGTCGAGCGCCGCGAGGTTCTCGGCGACGACGCCGGGACGGCCCGAGCTCTGGAGCAGGGCGGTGCGCAGCGGCAACGACGGCATGACTGTCCTCGGAGTCGTACGAAAGGGTGGGAGGGATCGACATGACGGTACGTTTCCGCCGGTCGGCGCGACAAGAGAGGACCGTTGCGTCTCAGCGTGCGATCTGTTGCGTGCGCGGGGCCGGGAACGGCGATTCGTTGCGCGCTCGCGTGAGTCCTTGGTCGCGGTCCGTACGGATCCGTCTCCCCCGGGGCGACGACCCGGTGGATCAGCAGCTCAGGCGGGCGATCCGGAGGTGAAGCGGCGCATCAGCGGGGAGAGCACGAGCACCGATTTGGTCCGCTCGACGAACGGCTCCCCCGCGATCCGCTCCAGGACCCGCTCGAAGTGCCGCATGTCGGAGGCGAAGACCTGGACGAGGGCGTCCGCCTCACCGGTGACGGTGGAGGCGGACGCGACCTCGGGGTAACGCTCCAGACCTCGGCGAATCGAGTCCGGCGAGGTGTTGCGGCGGCAGTAGATCTCGATGAAGCCCTCGGTCTCCCAGCCGAGCGCGGCCGGGTCGACCCGCACGGTGAACCCGGTGATGGCGCCGGTGGCGCGCAGCCGGTCCACGCGCCGCTTCACGGCGGGCGCGGACAGGCCGACGAGCTGGCCGATGTCGGCGTAGGAGCGGCGGGCGTCCTCCGCGAGGGCGTGCACGATGCGTTCGTCGAGATCGTTCAGCAAGGCAGGCGCTTCACTTCTGTGCGGGCACGGGTGCCGCGGGAGCGGCGAGACGGGAGCGACGCATCCCGTAGCAGAAGTAGAACACGAGCCCGACGACCATCCAGGCACCGAAGACGATCCAGGTGATCACGGACAGACTGCCCATCATCCAGACGCACAGGGCGAAGCCGATCAGGGGGAGGACCGGCGACAGCGGCACCCGGAAGGTGCGCTTCATGTCGGGCCGGGTGCGGCGCAGCATGATCACGGCGATGTTGACCAGGGCGAACGCGAAGAGCGTGCCGATGCTGGTGGCGTCGGCGAGCTGGCCGAGCGGAATGGCGGCCGCGAGGACGCCGCAGAACAGGGACACGATGACGGTGTTGGCGCGCGGCGCGCCCGTCTTCGGGTGGACCTTGGAGAACACCTTGGGCACGAGCCCGTCGCGGGACATCGCGAAGAGGATGCGGGTCTGGCCGTAGAGCACGGTGAGCACGACGGACGCGATGGCGATGACGGCCCCGGCGGCGAGCAGCGTCGCCCAGAACGACTGCCCCGTGACGTCCTTCATGATCCCGGCGAGCGCGGCCTCCGAGTCGGTGAACTGCTTCCAGGGCTTGGCTCCGACGGCGACCGCGGCGACGAGGACGTACAGCGCGGTGACGATGACGAGCGAGAGCATGATGGCGCGCGGCAGGTCGCGCTGCGCGTTCTTCGCCTCCTCGCCGGCGGTGGAGGCGGCGTCGAACCCGATGTACGAGAAGAAGAGGGTGGCGCCCGCGGCGCTGACGCCCGCCATGCCGAGCGGCATGAAGTGCTCGTAGTTGCCGGACTGGAAGCCCTTGATGCCGATGGCGCAGAAGAGCAGCAGGGCCGCGATCTTCACGGCGACCATGATCGTGTTGGCGCGGGCGGACTCCTTGGCGCCGCCCAGCAGGAACACCATGGCGAGCAGTACCACTATCAGGGCGGGCAGGTTGAAGATCCCGCCGTCGCCGGGCGGCGCGGAGAGCGCGTCCGGGATGGTGACGCCGATCGTGCCGTCGAGCAGCTCGTTGAGGTACTCGCCCCAGCCGACCGCCACGGCGGCGACCGAGACGCCGTACTCCAGGACCAGGCACCAGCCGCACACCCAGGCGATCAGCTCACCCATCGTTGCGTATGCGTACGAGTACGAGGACCCGGCGACCGGGATGGTACCGGCCAACTCGGCGTACGAGAGGGCCGAGAAGAGGGCGGTGAGCCCGGCGATCACGAAGGACAGGGTGACGGCGGGCCCCGCCTTCGGCACGGCCTCGCCGAGGACCACGAAGATACCGGTGCCGAGCGTGGCACCGATGCTGATCATGGTCAGCTGCCAGAGGCCGAGGGAGCGCCGCAGCGAACCGCCCTCACCCTGACCACCCTCGGCGACCAGCCGTTCCACCGGCTTGCGTCGCATGAGGCGGGTACCGAACCCGGGAGGTGCGGTGTCGACGGGTGGGGTGCGCGGGGGTGCGCCGTGATCGAGCACGGGCCGGCTCCTTCATCGCTGCCAGTTGAGGCTGCGGGGAACGCGGCGGCCCACGCCCTGACCGGGGGACCGCCGAGCAGGCCGTCCCCCGCCACGCCACGTACAGCGGACGACTCTAGAGGAGAGGGCTTCCCGGCTGTAATGCAGCAACCTTGCGCACCGCCGCATGATCGTTGCGCGGATCGTCATGGGACGCACGTTCGTTGCGGTGCCCGTTTCGTCTGTTGCGCCCACAGTGACGGGAGTCACACCTCACGCGCAGGAGTGAAACCCCCGACCAGGGGTATTCGTTGGGGCCGTCCCAGCCGTTGATCCCCGGGACGGTCTGCCGTCGACCCGGCAGAGGACCGCGGCAATTCGAACCTGTGCATGATGGACAGGTCGCATATGCCGAGATGGACGATGAGAGGGGCTTGTGAGTACCAGCGAAACGGACATCCGCAATCTGCTGCTCGAGGCACTGAGGGGCCAGGAGGAACAGATCGCCGACCGCTGGACGACGCTCCAGCTGGAACAGGCGGCACTCGGTACGGACATGAGTGAGAGCGAGCTGCGTGAAGAGGCGCTGCTCCTGATCGACGCGCTGACCGAAGCGCTGGCCAGTGACACCCCGGTGGAGCGGCTCGTGACGTCGCACCACAATCTGCGCACGACGGTCACCGAGCTGTCCCTGCGCAGAGTGCGGGCCGGGGCCACCCCCACCGACACCTCGCTCGCCGTGCTCTCCCTCAAGGAGGCACTGCTCGCCGCGGTGCAGCACACGACGCGCGACACGAGCGAGCTGTTCTCCGCCGCCGTGCTCGTGAACCGGATGCTCGACGCGGCCGGCGCGCTCTCCTTCGAGACGTACGTCGAGGGCCGCGAGGAGATCATCCAGCGGCAGAGCCGCCAGCTGATGGAGCTGTCCACACCCGTCGTGCGGTTGTGGCGGCACGTCCTCGCGGTGCCGCTCATCGGCACCCTGGACACGGCCCGCACCCAGATCGTCATGGAGTCGCTGCTCCAGGCCATCCAGGACCACGAGGCCAAGGTCGCCATCATCGACATCACCGGGGTGCTCACGGTCGACACGGCCGTCGCCCAGCACCTCATGCACACCGTCAACGCGGTCCGCCTGATGGGCGCGGACTGCGTCATCAGCGGCATCAGGCCGCCCATCGCCCAGACCATCGCCCAGTTGGGGATCGACCTGTCCACCATCCTGACCCGCGCCACCCTGGCGGACGCCCTGACCGCGGCGGTCAAGCTCACCGACCAGCCCGCTGTCGGTCTCGCCGTCGCCGAGTCGGCGCAGCGGTGAACTCGCCGCGCCCTACGGGCGTTCCCATCCTGCGGCTCGGCGACGTCCTGGTGACAGGGCTGCTCAACGAGCTGGACGACCGGTCCGCGGTCGCCTTCACCGACGAGCTGACCGAGCGGATCGTGGCCGACAGCGCCCGCGGGGTGCTGATCGACATCTCCCGCCTGGAGATCATCGACTCGTTCGTGGCCCGTACGTTGATGGAACTGACCACGATGTCGCGGCTGCTGGGTGCCCGCGTCATCGTCGCGGGCATGCGTCCCGCGGTCGCGATCACCCTGGTCGAGCTCGGCATCCAGCTGACGGGCGTGGAGACCGCGCTCAACGCGGAGCAGGGTCTGATCGCGCTCGGCTGGCAGCGGACACCGGAGGGCCCAGGCCGTGACCATGTCCGATGAGCGCATCCTGCACCGAGCACGGCCGACCGGAACGCAGGTGACGGTCAGCCGCAGCTACGACGTGCGATCCGACGACGACCTGTTGACGGTGCGTCATGCCGTGCGCGCGGCCACGGTCGAGTGCGGCTTCGGCCTCGTCGACCAGACCCGGGTGGTGACGGCCGCGAGCGAACTCGCCCGCAACGCCTACATCCACGGCGGGGGCGGCACGCTCACCGTGGAACTGCTGACCCGGCCCGGCGCGGGCGGCATCCGCCTCGTCATAAAGGACGAGGGCCCCGGCATCCCCGACATCGCCGCGGCGATGACGGACGGCTGGACCTCGGGCAACGGCCTCGGCCACGGCCTGGGCGGGGCGCGGCGGCTGATGGAGGAGTTCCACCTGGACACCCGTCCCGGCGCCGGAACGACGGTGACCGCGACGCGCTGGACGACGCCATGAGGCCACCGGCCGACACCGCCGTCACCTCGCACGTGATCGTCGACCACACCAGCGCGGTGCACCACGCGGCCGCGCTGGCCAGGGCGTCGGCGCTCGCGGGCGGCCTCGGTATCGCCGTCGCCGAACGGACCGCGGTGCTCACCAGCGAGCTCGCCGGGAACCTGCTGCGGCACGCGGTGGGCGGCGCCGTCTACGTCCAGCGCCTCCCGCAGGGCGGCGGCCTCGACGTGGTCGCCGTCGACCGGGGGCCCGGCATGGCCCAGCCGGACCGGGCGATGGTCGACGGATTCAGCACGGCGGGGTCCCTCGGCTCCGGCATGGGCGCGGTCCGGCGCCTCGCGGACGAGCTGGCGCTGCGCACGCTGCCCGGCGTGGGCACGCTGATCTGCGCCCGGTTCCTTGCGCCCGGCAGCACTCCCCGCGCGCCGACATCGGGCTGCTGTGCCTGCCGGTACGTGGCGAGGAGCAGTGCGGGGACAGCGCGGCGGTGGTGGACGCCCCGGGCGGCCGCACCGCCGTCGTCGTGGACGGCCTCGGGCACGGCCCGGAGGCCGCCGAGGCGAGCGCCGCCGCCGTGGCCGCCTTCCACGCCGCGCCCGACCGGCCGTTGCCCGAGCTCCTCGCGGCGATGGACCGGGCGCTGCGCGCGGGGCGCGGCGCCGCCGTCGGCCTGCTGCGGCTGCGGCCGGGCACCGCGGAGCACTGCGGTGTCGGCAACGTACGACTGCTGCTCGTCGCGCACGACGGCGTACGCGCGCGGGCCGTGGGCCAGCCGGGCGTGGTCGGCTGGAACATGCCCCGGCCGCTGCCCCGCACCCTGGCCATGCCCGACGAGTGCGCGGCCGTCCTGCACAGCGACGGCATCGCGACACGCTGGCCGGACACCGCCACACCCTTCCTGCTGGGGCTGCCGCCCCGGCTGCTCGCCGCGGCCCTCGGGCACGGCCACCGCTCGGCACGCGACGACGCGACAGCCCTGGTCACCGGGGCCGCCAGGAGGAGCACATGACGGACCAGGCCGCGGCGGCGCGGCACCCCGGGCCCGAGCGCCCGCACCGCACCACCCACCGCTCGCTGCCCGAACTGCGTTCGGCCGTAAGGTCGTTGGCGGCTTCGCTGCGCCTTCCGGCCGAGCTGCGCACACGGCTGACCCTGTCGGTGACCCGGGTCGCCGAGCCCGAACTGCGGGCGGGGCGGATCGTCACGCTGGAGTCCGACCCCGAACAGGGCGCGCGCGAGCGGACGATGACCCTGCGGCTGCGGACGCCGTACGCCCCGTGGCCCGCTCCTTCCCAGGGGCTGCCGCTCCCGGCGCAGCGCGAGGAGGACACCCTGGTGTGGCAGCTGCCGCTGCCCGCGCAGCGGGAGGGCGCGGCGCCCCGGCGCGAGCCCGACCCCCACGACAGCGTGGAACTCCTGGAGGAGGAGCTGCGGGTGGCCGTCGCCCGCGCCGAGGCGCTGGAGACCGACCGGCGCCGCCTCACCCATGAGCTGGACGAGACCAACAGCGGAGTGCTCGCGCTGTACGTGCAGTTGGAGGAGCGCGACGAGCAACTGCGCCGCGCGCACGGGCAGATGCTGCGCGAGCTGGAGGACGCGCTGCGTCCCGGTCCGATGAAGGTGGACGGCCTCGAACTGGCCATCCACTACGCGCCCGCCGGCACGGACGCCCCGACCGGCGGAGACCTCTACGACTGGTTCCAACTGCCGGACGGCACCGTGCACATCACGGTCGTCGACGCCCTCGGCCACGGCCTGACCTCCACCCGCAGCGCCCTCAACGTGACGCACGCCGTGCGCACGCTCGCCCTGGAGGGGCATCCGCTGGAGACGGTGGTCGCGCGCACCGACGAGATCCTGATGCCGTACGACCGTGAGCTGATGGCGACCGTGCTGCTCGCCCGGATCGACCCGGTCTCCGGGCACCTCACGCTCGCCAACGGCAGTCATCCGCCACCCCTGCTGGTCTCCGAGGACGGCTCCGCCCGCTTCCTCGAAGTGCGCGGCAGGGGCATCGGCTACCCGATGGCGGGCAGTGAACGACTGTGGCACGAGAAACTCGCGCCCGGTGATCTGCTCGTCCTGTACACGGACGGCCTCACCGAGAGCCGTCGCGACCCCTATGAGGGCGAGCGCCGGCTCACGTCGGCGACCGTCCGTCACCGGCACCGCCCGACCGAAGAGATCCCCGGCGCCCTCGCGGAGGAGATGCACACCGTGATCCTGCATCCGGACGACACCCTGGCCCTGACCGTACGGAGAACCCGATGAGCCCCGCCACGGCCGGGTTCATACCCGACGACGCCTCGAACCCCGCCCACGGCACCCTGGACATCGCCACGGCGGCGGGCCCCACCGGGCCCGTCGTCTCGCTCACCGGCGACCTCGACTACGAGAGCGCGCCGGAGCTGCTCGCGGCGGTGGACGCCCTTGCCGCCACGGGCGGTACCACCGTGACCCTCGACCTCTGGGGCGTACGGTTCTTCGACTCGGGCGGCATCAACGCGCTGCTGCGGTCCCGCACGACGCTGCACGAACGAGGCGCCGAGCTGGTGGTCCGCCGGCTGTCGCCGGTCGTGGAGCGCATCTTCCGGATCACCGGCCTGGACACGGTGTTCGTCCCGGGCGCTCCGCACCCGACCGGAGGCGATGAAGATCCGACGGCGGGGTAACCGGTCACCATGGACATCGTGGTGGATGGTCCCGTCACCGGGACACAGGCCCGACGCACCGCCGCTCGGTTCCTCGCCGAGCACTGCCCCTGGGCCGATGCGGACGCGGTCCTGCTGGTCGTGACCGAGCTGGTCACGAACGCGGCCCGGCACACCGGCGCGCTCGCGCGACTACGGCTGCGGGTGGACGCCGGTGGCCTCTGCGTGTCGGTGGAGGACGGCGACCCGCGCGCTCCCGTGCCCCGCGCCCCGGACTTCGGCGGCGGCGGAGGCTTCGGCTGGCCCATGGTGGAGCGTCTCTCGGAGCGGGTCGCGGTGCGCCCGGCTCCCGGCGGCAAGTGCATCGAGGCGGCCTGGGCGGCCCCGGTCGGCTGAGCCGGCCCGCGCGGACCTGACGGTCGACCGCCGCCCGTACGCGGCCTTCCGGGCCACGGCCCCCATGAGCGCGAGCAGTTCGAGCAACGCGGCCCGGTCCAGGGCCTCCTGACCACTTCCGGCCCCGGCGAGCGAGTCCCGGGTGCGCAGCCCGTCGCGGCGGGCGACGGCGGTCCGCAGCGCGTGACCCGCTTCGATTCCCTGAGGTGTCGTCCTACGCGGAACGTCGTGTCGGATCCCCTGGACACCAAGGGAATCCGACACGACGTCGGCTATCGGCTGTCGGCTGTCGGCGCACGTGTCCCGCGCGGCCGGAGATCAGCTCCAGCTGGCGTGCAGCGGCTTGCCCTCCGCGTAACCGGCGGCGGACTGGATGCCGACGACGGCCTTCTCCTCGAACTCGGCGAGCGAGCTGGCACCGGCGTAGGTGCAGGAGGAGCGGACGCCCGCGATGATCGAGTCGATCAGGTCCTCGACGCCCGGACGCTGCGGGTCGAGGAACATCCGCGAGGTGGAGATGCCCTCCTCGAAGAGCGCCTTGCGGGCGCGGTCGTACGCGGACTCGTCGGAGGTCCGGTTCTTCACGGCGCGGGCGGACGCCATGCCGAAGGACTCCTTGTACGCGCGGCCCTGAGCGTCGTGCTGGAGGTCGCCCGGCGACTCGTAGGTGCCCGCGAACCAGGACCCGATCATCACGTTGGACGCACCGGCGGCGAGCGCCATGGCGACGTCGCGCGGGTGCCGGACGCCACCGTCGGCCCACACGTGCTTGCCGTACTTCTTGGCTTCGGCGGCGCACTCCAGG includes:
- a CDS encoding LLM class F420-dependent oxidoreductase, coding for MATRLGLSLPQMKQYDIGRDIPDVARAAEATGYESLWVFERILFPDPATQGLYGIPGLPWPEQYRSVADPLVSLTLAASATSRARLGTSVLVAPLHVPFQLARSLASLDAASGGRVVAGIGTGWSHDEYAAAAVAPFEQRGKVLDELIDVCRAVWGPDPVAYEGALTTIAPSEVGPKPAGPLPILLPANSPKAARRLVDRADGWMPAAMGAEQLKQQWADLQALAEERGRTAPLQSVLRVNTTYTRDPYTGDDRRPFQGSVDQIVEDLVAHDEVGLEEILIDLQGLVRDAQELKAVAAEVYEKARAAGI
- a CDS encoding NAD(P)/FAD-dependent oxidoreductase; this encodes MTSTVPTAVQHTDAQPPITMFGPDFPYAYDDFLAHPAGLGQIPATEHGTEIAVIGGGLSGIVAAYELMKMGLKPVVYEADRIGGRLRTVGFDGCDPSLTAEMGAMRFPPSSTALQHYIDLVDLKTSPFPNPLAESTPSTVVDLKGESHYAETIDDLPQVYRDVAAAWNKCLDEGADFSDMNQAMRERDVPRIREIWGKLVEKLDNQTFYGFLCESEAFKSFRHREIFGQVGFGTGGWDTDFPNSILEILRVVYTEADDHHRGIVGGSQQLPLRLWEREPEKIVHWAYGTSLASLHADGTPRPAVTRLARTAGNRITVTDADGDIRTYKAAIFTAQSWMLLSKVACDDELFPIDHWTAIERTHYMESSKLFVPVDRPFWLDKDEETGRDVMSMTLTDRMTRGTYLLDDGPDKPAVICLSYTWCDDSLKWLPLSANERLEVMLKSLGEIYPKVDIRKHIIGNPVTVSWENEPYFMGAFKANLPGHYRYQRRLFTHFMQKDLPADRRGIFLAGDDISWTAGWAEGAVQTALNAVWGVMHHLGGETDAANPGPGDVYDEIAPVELPED
- a CDS encoding carbon-nitrogen hydrolase family protein is translated as MPSLPLRTALLQSSGRPGVVAENLAALDVAAGRAAAAGARLLVAPEMFLTGYAIGADLRRLAEPADGPSSDAVARIAARHDLAVAYGWPERDGADVFNAAQLIGPDGSRLAAYRKTHLFGDFERAHFSAGQQAVVQAEFDGVRIGIMICYDVEFPENVRAHALAGTDLLLVPTAQMHPFEFVAESVVPVRAFENQMYVAYANRVGREGEFDFVGLSVLAGPDGVARARAGRADELVTGDVDPALLAASRTANPYLTDRRPGLYTSLT
- a CDS encoding Lrp/AsnC family transcriptional regulator, whose product is MLNDLDERIVHALAEDARRSYADIGQLVGLSAPAVKRRVDRLRATGAITGFTVRVDPAALGWETEGFIEIYCRRNTSPDSIRRGLERYPEVASASTVTGEADALVQVFASDMRHFERVLERIAGEPFVERTKSVLVLSPLMRRFTSGSPA
- a CDS encoding amino acid permease gives rise to the protein MLDHGAPPRTPPVDTAPPGFGTRLMRRKPVERLVAEGGQGEGGSLRRSLGLWQLTMISIGATLGTGIFVVLGEAVPKAGPAVTLSFVIAGLTALFSALSYAELAGTIPVAGSSYSYAYATMGELIAWVCGWCLVLEYGVSVAAVAVGWGEYLNELLDGTIGVTIPDALSAPPGDGGIFNLPALIVVLLAMVFLLGGAKESARANTIMVAVKIAALLLFCAIGIKGFQSGNYEHFMPLGMAGVSAAGATLFFSYIGFDAASTAGEEAKNAQRDLPRAIMLSLVIVTALYVLVAAVAVGAKPWKQFTDSEAALAGIMKDVTGQSFWATLLAAGAVIAIASVVLTVLYGQTRILFAMSRDGLVPKVFSKVHPKTGAPRANTVIVSLFCGVLAAAIPLGQLADATSIGTLFAFALVNIAVIMLRRTRPDMKRTFRVPLSPVLPLIGFALCVWMMGSLSVITWIVFGAWMVVGLVFYFCYGMRRSRLAAPAAPVPAQK
- a CDS encoding STAS domain-containing protein, with translation MSTSETDIRNLLLEALRGQEEQIADRWTTLQLEQAALGTDMSESELREEALLLIDALTEALASDTPVERLVTSHHNLRTTVTELSLRRVRAGATPTDTSLAVLSLKEALLAAVQHTTRDTSELFSAAVLVNRMLDAAGALSFETYVEGREEIIQRQSRQLMELSTPVVRLWRHVLAVPLIGTLDTARTQIVMESLLQAIQDHEAKVAIIDITGVLTVDTAVAQHLMHTVNAVRLMGADCVISGIRPPIAQTIAQLGIDLSTILTRATLADALTAAVKLTDQPAVGLAVAESAQR
- a CDS encoding STAS domain-containing protein, giving the protein MNSPRPTGVPILRLGDVLVTGLLNELDDRSAVAFTDELTERIVADSARGVLIDISRLEIIDSFVARTLMELTTMSRLLGARVIVAGMRPAVAITLVELGIQLTGVETALNAEQGLIALGWQRTPEGPGRDHVR
- a CDS encoding ATP-binding protein, with the protein product MTMSDERILHRARPTGTQVTVSRSYDVRSDDDLLTVRHAVRAATVECGFGLVDQTRVVTAASELARNAYIHGGGGTLTVELLTRPGAGGIRLVIKDEGPGIPDIAAAMTDGWTSGNGLGHGLGGARRLMEEFHLDTRPGAGTTVTATRWTTP
- a CDS encoding SpoIIE family protein phosphatase codes for the protein MVDAPGGRTAVVVDGLGHGPEAAEASAAAVAAFHAAPDRPLPELLAAMDRALRAGRGAAVGLLRLRPGTAEHCGVGNVRLLLVAHDGVRARAVGQPGVVGWNMPRPLPRTLAMPDECAAVLHSDGIATRWPDTATPFLLGLPPRLLAAALGHGHRSARDDATALVTGAARRST
- a CDS encoding PP2C family protein-serine/threonine phosphatase, whose protein sequence is MTDQAAAARHPGPERPHRTTHRSLPELRSAVRSLAASLRLPAELRTRLTLSVTRVAEPELRAGRIVTLESDPEQGARERTMTLRLRTPYAPWPAPSQGLPLPAQREEDTLVWQLPLPAQREGAAPRREPDPHDSVELLEEELRVAVARAEALETDRRRLTHELDETNSGVLALYVQLEERDEQLRRAHGQMLRELEDALRPGPMKVDGLELAIHYAPAGTDAPTGGDLYDWFQLPDGTVHITVVDALGHGLTSTRSALNVTHAVRTLALEGHPLETVVARTDEILMPYDRELMATVLLARIDPVSGHLTLANGSHPPPLLVSEDGSARFLEVRGRGIGYPMAGSERLWHEKLAPGDLLVLYTDGLTESRRDPYEGERRLTSATVRHRHRPTEEIPGALAEEMHTVILHPDDTLALTVRRTR
- a CDS encoding STAS domain-containing protein gives rise to the protein MSPATAGFIPDDASNPAHGTLDIATAAGPTGPVVSLTGDLDYESAPELLAAVDALAATGGTTVTLDLWGVRFFDSGGINALLRSRTTLHERGAELVVRRLSPVVERIFRITGLDTVFVPGAPHPTGGDEDPTAG
- a CDS encoding ATP-binding protein, which encodes MDIVVDGPVTGTQARRTAARFLAEHCPWADADAVLLVVTELVTNAARHTGALARLRLRVDAGGLCVSVEDGDPRAPVPRAPDFGGGGGFGWPMVERLSERVAVRPAPGGKCIEAAWAAPVG